In a single window of the Mesorhizobium shangrilense genome:
- a CDS encoding formylmethanofuran dehydrogenase subunit A, which yields MLTLISGGEIIDPANDRAGTGDLWISDGRIVASPPGGKADRTFDASGCIVMAGAIDIHSHIGGGNVNTARLLLPEHHAAHLPRPATTPLSNAVWSTFETGCLYARMGFTTVVEPAMSPGAALHTHLELADIPIIDKATLVILGNDDFLLSMIRDGASSAMIDDYVAWTVAATRALGVKVINAGAAAAFKENVRTFSFDDVVPSYGVSSRGIVKTLQAAVGRLGIPHPLHVHCNNLGVPGAATTAAETVAAAEGLPLHLAHLQFYGYGTEGSRGFSSAGAQLAELVNAAPEVTIDVGQVMFGQTVTISSDAMRQFAARSTAHPRKSVIYDGDGNGGGIVPHRYRPDFYGSLQWAIGLELFLLINDPWRVFFTTDHPNGAPFTVYPQLFELLMSREARSEAMSTLPRAALALSTLASIDREYTFEEIAIMTRAAPARLLGLEDRGHLGPGAIADIAVYRRDPDIAKMLGAAALVFKDGDLVVVNGEVKHYRWGKALRLDPPKDAAIVRRLDDYYRERYGLSIDWFTFPDTAIERHEPFGEVRCRS from the coding sequence ATGCTGACCCTGATCTCAGGTGGGGAGATCATCGATCCCGCGAACGACCGCGCCGGCACGGGCGATCTCTGGATCAGCGACGGCAGGATCGTGGCGTCTCCGCCCGGCGGCAAGGCAGACCGCACGTTCGACGCATCGGGCTGCATCGTGATGGCCGGAGCGATCGACATCCATTCGCATATCGGCGGCGGCAACGTGAACACGGCTCGGTTGCTGCTGCCCGAGCATCACGCCGCGCATCTGCCGCGACCGGCCACGACACCGCTCTCCAATGCGGTCTGGTCGACGTTCGAGACCGGTTGCCTTTATGCGCGAATGGGCTTCACCACAGTGGTCGAGCCGGCGATGTCGCCGGGCGCCGCCCTGCATACTCATCTCGAACTTGCCGACATCCCGATCATCGACAAGGCGACCCTCGTCATCCTCGGCAACGACGATTTCCTGCTGTCGATGATCCGCGACGGCGCCTCGTCCGCCATGATCGATGATTATGTCGCCTGGACCGTGGCGGCGACGCGGGCGCTCGGCGTCAAGGTGATCAATGCCGGCGCGGCCGCAGCGTTCAAGGAGAACGTGCGGACGTTTTCATTCGACGATGTGGTGCCGTCCTACGGCGTCAGTTCGCGCGGCATCGTCAAGACCTTGCAGGCAGCGGTCGGCCGGCTCGGCATTCCCCATCCGCTCCATGTCCACTGCAACAATCTCGGCGTTCCGGGCGCAGCCACGACCGCGGCCGAGACCGTCGCGGCGGCCGAGGGCCTCCCCCTCCACCTCGCCCATCTGCAGTTCTACGGCTATGGCACGGAAGGCAGCCGAGGCTTCTCGTCGGCCGGCGCGCAGCTGGCCGAGCTTGTCAACGCCGCGCCCGAGGTGACGATCGACGTCGGTCAGGTGATGTTCGGGCAGACCGTCACCATCTCCTCCGACGCCATGCGGCAGTTTGCGGCCAGGAGTACGGCGCACCCCAGAAAGTCCGTGATTTACGACGGCGACGGCAATGGCGGCGGCATCGTCCCTCACCGCTACCGCCCGGATTTCTACGGCTCGCTGCAATGGGCGATCGGTTTGGAGCTCTTTCTCCTGATCAACGATCCCTGGCGCGTATTCTTCACGACCGACCATCCAAACGGCGCGCCCTTCACGGTCTACCCGCAACTCTTCGAGCTGCTGATGAGCCGCGAGGCGCGCAGCGAGGCGATGTCCACCCTGCCCCGTGCAGCGCTGGCGCTCTCGACGCTGGCGTCGATCGACCGCGAATACACGTTTGAGGAGATCGCCATCATGACCCGCGCCGCGCCGGCCAGGCTGCTGGGCCTTGAGGACCGCGGGCATCTAGGCCCCGGCGCGATCGCGGACATCGCGGTCTACCGGCGCGACCCCGACATCGCGAAGATGCTGGGCGCCGCGGCCCTGGTCTTCAAGGACGGCGACCTGGTGGTCGTCAACGGAGAGGTGAAGCACTACCGCTGGGGCAAGGCGCTGCGGCTCGATCCGCCGAAGGATGCGGCCATCGTGCGCCGCCTCGACGACTATTACCGGGAGCGCTACGGCCTGTCGATCGACTGGTTCACGTTTCCTGACACCGCCATTGAGCGGCACGAGCCCTTCGGCGAGGTCCGATGCCGCAGCTAG
- a CDS encoding tungsten formylmethanofuran dehydrogenase, whose amino-acid sequence MAVAWIGNRETLVEHAAERAAALLHSSRCPVITFDTDIHGTRAAIALAERVGAAYDHENSSTALAREAALFTDKGGMFIAPGEVRRRADVVVIVGALPEAHLDFVAALADTAPDLSPGNARAFFLIGDGSAPRSIAGRQVTRLACPGGVAATLATSRAQHAGRPVTSTASHFATFEVALGQARFPVFLFSGEACDPLALEMLQGLIGDINRKSRASALHLPASDSGWGGTLASTWSTGFPPRTGFGRGFPEHDPWRFDASRMIGSGEADVHLRVARNPGMRRADVDDVALIAIESATRPVADAEVTIAIGEAGIDHDGVLYSSRIGTLAAVRASAASDLPSAASILRAIAEHLPQADAPAC is encoded by the coding sequence ATGGCGGTTGCTTGGATCGGCAACCGGGAAACGCTGGTGGAGCACGCGGCGGAACGCGCCGCGGCGTTGCTGCATTCAAGCCGGTGCCCGGTCATCACATTCGACACGGACATACACGGGACGCGCGCCGCGATCGCCCTCGCCGAGCGGGTTGGCGCGGCCTACGACCATGAAAACTCCAGCACGGCACTCGCTCGCGAAGCCGCGCTCTTTACCGACAAGGGCGGCATGTTCATTGCGCCCGGCGAAGTGCGACGGCGCGCGGATGTCGTTGTCATCGTCGGCGCGCTGCCCGAGGCTCATCTGGACTTCGTGGCGGCGCTCGCCGACACTGCGCCCGACCTTTCCCCGGGCAACGCGCGCGCGTTCTTCCTCATCGGCGATGGTTCCGCCCCCCGGTCGATCGCCGGACGCCAGGTCACCCGCCTCGCCTGTCCGGGCGGCGTCGCGGCGACGCTCGCCACGTCGCGCGCCCAGCATGCCGGCCGGCCGGTCACATCCACCGCTTCACATTTCGCGACCTTCGAAGTGGCTCTCGGCCAGGCGCGCTTCCCCGTCTTCCTGTTTTCCGGAGAAGCCTGCGACCCGCTTGCGCTGGAAATGCTCCAGGGCCTGATCGGCGACATCAACAGAAAATCCCGCGCATCGGCGCTGCACCTGCCGGCGAGCGACAGCGGCTGGGGCGGCACGCTTGCCTCCACATGGAGCACCGGCTTCCCGCCGCGCACCGGTTTCGGACGCGGCTTCCCGGAACATGATCCCTGGCGTTTCGACGCGAGCCGGATGATCGGGTCAGGCGAGGCGGACGTCCATCTGCGCGTCGCGCGAAACCCCGGGATGAGACGCGCCGACGTCGACGATGTCGCGCTTATCGCCATCGAGAGCGCAACTAGGCCGGTTGCGGACGCGGAAGTGACGATCGCCATTGGCGAGGCGGGCATCGACCACGACGGCGTCCTCTATTCCAGCCGCATCGGAACGCTCGCGGCGGTGCGGGCGAGCGCCGCCTCGGACCTGCCGTCTGCAGCGTCCATTCTCCGAGCCATCGCGGAACACCTCCCTCAGGCGGATGCGCCGGCATGCTGA
- a CDS encoding 4a-hydroxytetrahydrobiopterin dehydratase — translation MSEAAKERVYSEAEIVARLERDLPKWRYENGWIRRKYKTHSWKSTLMVINTVGHLAEAAWHHPDITASYAWVEVRLMNHAAKGVTDKDFELAKKIEDVVQWQPGKEGGALEGTPPTDQRFAYVKYD, via the coding sequence ATGAGCGAGGCAGCAAAGGAAAGAGTCTACTCGGAAGCCGAGATCGTCGCGCGTCTCGAGCGCGACCTGCCCAAATGGCGATATGAGAACGGCTGGATACGCCGAAAATACAAGACCCATAGCTGGAAATCGACCCTGATGGTGATCAATACCGTCGGGCACCTGGCCGAGGCCGCCTGGCATCATCCGGACATCACGGCGTCCTACGCCTGGGTGGAGGTGCGGCTGATGAACCATGCCGCCAAGGGCGTCACCGACAAGGACTTCGAACTGGCGAAGAAGATCGAGGATGTCGTGCAATGGCAGCCTGGCAAGGAGGGCGGCGCCCTGGAGGGCACGCCACCCACGGATCAGCGCTTCGCCTACGTCAAGTATGACTGA
- a CDS encoding beta-ribofuranosylaminobenzene 5'-phosphate synthase family protein encodes MSNSVTISVPARLHLGFLDPGGGERRRFGSLGLPLSEPETVVNLTRAGETVVIGPQGDRAARHLESLRRRLGIRAQHRLVIERAIPSHAGLGSGTQIALAVAAAVRTLHGLPLDTEGDAILLGRGGRSGIGIASFSEGGVIIDAGSTDRGKAPPVIARLPIPEEWRVILIFDRAADGLHGDSEIEAFSSLPPFPATGVGEICRRVLMGVMPALIGRDLAGFGAAVTDIQMLVGAHFAPAQGGVFMSKRVEDVARRLAAVGAVGIGQSSWGPTGFAFAASQAEAAAMVASVGESDGAGLEIKIAQGRNSGARIASAGLGLVGS; translated from the coding sequence ATGTCCAATTCTGTTACCATAAGCGTACCTGCCCGCCTACATCTCGGTTTCCTCGATCCGGGCGGCGGCGAGCGACGCCGTTTCGGCAGCCTCGGCCTGCCGCTAAGCGAGCCCGAGACCGTGGTGAACCTCACCCGTGCGGGCGAGACGGTCGTGATCGGGCCGCAGGGCGACCGGGCGGCACGCCATCTCGAGTCGCTCAGGCGACGTCTCGGCATTCGCGCCCAGCACCGCCTGGTCATAGAGAGGGCGATCCCTTCGCATGCCGGCCTGGGGTCCGGCACGCAGATCGCGCTGGCGGTTGCGGCGGCAGTACGTACGCTGCACGGCCTGCCACTGGACACTGAAGGCGATGCGATCCTGCTCGGCCGCGGCGGCCGTTCTGGCATCGGCATTGCAAGCTTTTCCGAGGGCGGCGTCATCATCGATGCCGGCAGCACGGACCGCGGCAAGGCGCCGCCGGTTATCGCCCGGCTGCCCATTCCAGAAGAATGGCGGGTGATCCTCATTTTCGACCGGGCTGCGGACGGACTGCACGGCGACAGCGAGATTGAGGCGTTCAGCTCGCTTCCGCCCTTTCCCGCGACGGGCGTCGGGGAGATCTGCCGGCGCGTCCTGATGGGCGTCATGCCGGCTCTGATCGGTCGCGACCTCGCTGGCTTCGGCGCAGCCGTCACCGACATCCAGATGCTGGTCGGCGCACATTTCGCGCCTGCCCAGGGCGGCGTCTTCATGTCGAAACGAGTGGAGGATGTCGCGCGCAGGCTTGCTGCGGTGGGAGCCGTCGGCATCGGGCAGAGCTCGTGGGGCCCGACCGGCTTCGCCTTCGCGGCGTCGCAAGCCGAGGCTGCGGCGATGGTCGCCAGCGTCGGCGAGAGCGACGGAGCCGGATTGGAGATCAAGATCGCACAAGGCAGGAACTCGGGCGCACGGATTGCTTCGGCGGGGCTCGGGCTCGTCGGCAGTTGA
- a CDS encoding NAD(P)-dependent methylenetetrahydromethanopterin dehydrogenase — MANKHILHMLTPLKHMSPFDVNMALDAGFDAVLPYVDVGLAEVSGLIQDAIFSRPPDAGVDTGIFIGGKDVSLALDMFDAAKKAMVPPFKISVFADPAGSFTTAAAMIAKVEKSLAANFDRSLKDTRVAIFGATGVVGFCTAVIAAKEGADVTIVGHDGVERVDRAASAMKSRFAVDVKTADGSTDAHKLKLIVEAEVILTAAKAGVQVVSKAQLKEAHTLLIAADVNAVPPAGIETVAVSANSEPIEATKAVGIGPLAIGNVKYRVESGLFKRMIQADAAVTLDFQDAFSLAREIAK, encoded by the coding sequence ATGGCCAACAAGCACATCCTGCACATGCTCACCCCGCTGAAGCATATGAGTCCGTTCGACGTGAACATGGCGCTCGATGCCGGCTTCGACGCGGTGCTTCCCTATGTCGACGTTGGTCTTGCCGAAGTTTCCGGGCTGATTCAGGACGCCATCTTCTCACGACCGCCCGACGCGGGCGTCGATACCGGCATCTTCATCGGCGGCAAGGATGTGTCGTTGGCGCTCGACATGTTCGACGCGGCGAAGAAGGCGATGGTGCCGCCCTTCAAGATTTCGGTGTTCGCCGATCCGGCGGGGTCCTTCACAACTGCTGCGGCAATGATCGCCAAGGTCGAGAAGTCCCTCGCGGCAAACTTCGACCGCAGCCTCAAGGACACGCGTGTCGCAATCTTCGGCGCCACCGGAGTGGTCGGATTCTGCACTGCCGTGATCGCGGCAAAGGAAGGCGCTGACGTCACCATCGTTGGCCATGACGGCGTAGAACGCGTGGACCGAGCTGCTTCGGCCATGAAGAGCCGGTTCGCCGTCGATGTGAAGACGGCTGACGGCTCGACCGATGCGCACAAGTTGAAGCTGATAGTGGAGGCCGAGGTGATCCTCACGGCAGCAAAGGCGGGCGTCCAGGTGGTGTCGAAGGCACAGCTGAAGGAGGCGCATACGCTCCTCATCGCGGCCGACGTCAACGCCGTCCCTCCGGCCGGCATCGAAACGGTGGCGGTCAGCGCCAACAGCGAGCCGATCGAGGCGACAAAGGCTGTCGGGATCGGTCCGCTTGCCATCGGAAACGTCAAGTACAGGGTGGAGTCGGGCCTCTTCAAACGAATGATCCAGGCGGATGCGGCCGTCACGCTCGATTTCCAGGATGCTTTTTCCCTTGCACGCGAGATCGCGAAATAA
- a CDS encoding ATP-grasp domain-containing protein: protein MHARSRNNARTVLIAAISGRALAAAAGLAGYRPLVADFFGDTDTVALAERSAKLPGDLQAGIDADRLIDTLRHLAGDEEPAAVVLGSGFERKADVVDEVARYFPLAGNGAAAIRRVKDPAALAADCAELGIPHPGYRWSAPPDPQNWITKTTGGAGGAHVRHAKGDIPATGRYFQRMVRGPSLSALFIGDGRAARVVGFSRQWTSPIAAAPYRYGGAVRLRRFDRGVAATIGRWLSSLTMRVGLVGLCSADFIRSVDGCQLIEINPRPGATLDIFDSAEAPLFEAHLRAARGDVFDLPRFEDSMASLIAYASAPVAQFPDLAWPEWTADRQAAGSSLIAGDPVCTVFARGSNAGVTRRSAEAQARQLQRCWEASPT, encoded by the coding sequence TTGCACGCGAGATCGCGAAATAACGCCCGAACGGTTCTGATCGCGGCGATCTCGGGCCGCGCGCTGGCCGCGGCGGCAGGGCTGGCGGGCTATCGTCCGCTGGTCGCGGATTTCTTTGGCGATACCGACACGGTCGCTCTTGCCGAACGCTCCGCAAAACTTCCGGGCGACCTGCAGGCGGGCATCGACGCGGATCGCCTGATCGACACGCTTCGACATCTGGCCGGGGACGAGGAGCCGGCCGCGGTCGTTCTGGGCTCCGGCTTCGAACGCAAGGCGGACGTCGTCGATGAAGTCGCAAGATACTTCCCTCTGGCCGGCAATGGCGCCGCCGCGATACGGCGCGTCAAGGATCCGGCAGCGCTTGCGGCGGACTGCGCCGAACTCGGCATTCCGCACCCTGGCTACAGATGGAGCGCGCCGCCCGACCCCCAAAACTGGATCACCAAGACCACGGGCGGGGCGGGAGGGGCGCACGTCCGGCACGCCAAAGGCGACATCCCCGCCACGGGGCGCTACTTCCAGCGCATGGTCCGCGGCCCGAGTCTGTCGGCCCTGTTCATCGGCGATGGCCGTGCCGCGCGCGTCGTCGGCTTCAGCCGGCAGTGGACATCGCCCATCGCCGCCGCCCCCTATCGCTACGGAGGCGCGGTGCGGCTGCGGCGCTTCGACCGAGGCGTGGCCGCCACGATCGGCAGATGGCTGTCCAGTCTGACGATGCGCGTCGGACTGGTCGGCCTGTGCAGCGCGGACTTCATCAGATCCGTGGACGGTTGCCAGCTCATCGAGATCAATCCGCGACCGGGCGCGACGCTGGACATCTTCGACAGCGCCGAAGCGCCGTTGTTCGAAGCGCATCTGCGCGCAGCGCGCGGAGACGTTTTCGACCTACCGCGATTCGAGGACTCCATGGCTTCCCTGATTGCCTACGCTTCCGCGCCGGTCGCACAATTTCCCGACCTCGCATGGCCCGAATGGACGGCCGATCGCCAAGCGGCGGGCAGCAGCCTGATCGCGGGCGATCCGGTCTGCACAGTCTTTGCCCGCGGCTCGAATGCCGGTGTCACCCGGCGGAGCGCCGAGGCCCAGGCCAGACAATTGCAGCGCTGCTGGGAGGCGAGCCCGACATGA
- the mch gene encoding methenyltetrahydromethanopterin cyclohydrolase has product MKAGMAHLNDNAQRIAEDMIRDAERLRIAVTKGASGECLIDVGASVVGGIEAGLRLAEAAMGGLGRVAAVIDRSGDKWPFGIQVGSSQPVLACLASQYAGWNLSTEDYFAMGSGPARALARVEPLFSTLAYRDRASSAVLLLETAEPPPPAIVEKVAKTTGLPPDKLTFLYAPTQSLAGTVQIVARVLEVAIHKANDLKFPLDRIVEGIGSAPIPAPHPDFLTAMGRTNDAIIYGGVVQLFVTGPGKAARQLAEKLPSRASRDYGQPFAEIFKRFNGDFYAIDPLLFSPAEIVVTAIETGDTFRAGARDVAMLEKSLG; this is encoded by the coding sequence ATGAAGGCGGGAATGGCGCACCTGAACGACAATGCACAGCGCATCGCCGAGGACATGATCCGGGATGCCGAACGATTGCGCATCGCGGTCACCAAGGGCGCCTCAGGCGAATGCCTGATCGACGTAGGGGCAAGCGTCGTGGGCGGCATAGAGGCCGGATTGCGCCTGGCAGAGGCGGCGATGGGCGGTCTCGGTAGGGTCGCCGCCGTCATTGACCGATCCGGCGACAAGTGGCCCTTCGGCATCCAGGTAGGGAGTTCCCAGCCTGTCCTTGCCTGTCTCGCCTCGCAATATGCAGGCTGGAACCTATCGACCGAGGACTATTTTGCGATGGGCTCCGGGCCCGCGCGCGCTCTGGCTCGCGTCGAGCCGCTGTTTTCGACACTTGCCTACCGGGACAGGGCATCGTCGGCCGTGCTCCTGCTCGAGACCGCCGAACCGCCACCCCCGGCCATCGTGGAGAAGGTGGCCAAGACCACGGGTTTACCGCCGGACAAGCTTACCTTCCTCTATGCCCCCACCCAGAGCCTCGCCGGCACGGTGCAGATCGTGGCAAGGGTGCTGGAAGTCGCCATTCACAAGGCCAATGACCTGAAGTTTCCGCTGGACCGGATCGTCGAAGGGATCGGATCAGCTCCCATTCCCGCGCCGCATCCCGATTTTCTCACCGCGATGGGCCGAACCAACGACGCCATCATCTATGGCGGGGTCGTCCAGCTCTTCGTTACCGGGCCCGGAAAAGCCGCCAGGCAACTCGCCGAAAAACTGCCGAGCCGGGCCTCACGCGACTACGGGCAGCCTTTCGCGGAAATATTCAAGCGCTTCAACGGCGACTTCTATGCGATTGATCCTCTGCTCTTCAGCCCCGCCGAGATCGTCGTGACCGCCATCGAAACGGGCGATACATTCAGGGCCGGCGCCAGGGATGTGGCGATGCTCGAGAAGAGCCTCGGATAG
- a CDS encoding ATP-grasp domain-containing protein: MIPNILIFNDNSDSRGLASRLRRRGAVVATTSLASIAFDTERPHGLAIPGFEHGLPDAVLVRSISAGSFEAITRRLGVLHALGGLAVPVWNSAQAIERCVDKSMTTFLLQRAGLLTPPTFAVEGLAAAEAIALRELAVSPLVLKPLFGARGRGIRLVQGLADLPAADETSDVYYLQHYVPRAGPPFRDVRVFVCAGNAVAMMSRRGADWITNVNRGAAPEPVAGHDVAELERLAVAAARAVGADFAGVDILPAADGRLFVLEVNSMPAWSGLQSVTAVNIADVIAESLLACLAHRAQQEASSGRPLRFVAPANR; the protein is encoded by the coding sequence GTGATACCCAATATCCTCATCTTCAACGACAATTCAGACTCGAGGGGGCTCGCATCGCGGCTGCGAAGGCGGGGCGCGGTGGTCGCGACGACGTCGCTGGCCTCCATCGCCTTCGATACGGAGCGCCCGCATGGGCTGGCGATACCCGGCTTCGAGCACGGACTGCCCGACGCCGTGCTGGTCCGTTCGATCTCGGCCGGATCCTTCGAGGCGATCACGAGGCGTCTGGGGGTGCTCCATGCTCTGGGCGGGCTTGCGGTCCCGGTGTGGAATTCCGCGCAGGCCATCGAGCGCTGCGTCGACAAATCGATGACGACTTTCCTCCTGCAACGGGCCGGCCTACTTACACCCCCCACCTTCGCCGTGGAAGGCCTGGCGGCTGCCGAGGCGATCGCGCTGCGCGAACTTGCCGTGTCGCCGCTGGTGCTAAAACCGCTGTTTGGCGCGCGGGGGCGGGGGATCCGGCTAGTCCAGGGACTTGCCGATCTGCCCGCGGCGGACGAGACGAGCGACGTCTACTATCTCCAGCACTATGTGCCGCGCGCCGGACCGCCCTTCCGGGACGTCCGTGTCTTCGTCTGCGCCGGCAACGCCGTGGCCATGATGAGCCGGCGCGGCGCCGACTGGATCACCAATGTGAACCGCGGGGCGGCGCCGGAGCCGGTTGCCGGCCACGACGTGGCGGAGCTGGAGCGCCTTGCCGTCGCGGCCGCCCGCGCCGTGGGCGCCGACTTTGCCGGCGTCGATATCCTGCCCGCCGCCGATGGCCGCCTTTTCGTGCTCGAGGTCAACAGCATGCCGGCCTGGTCCGGCCTGCAATCCGTCACCGCCGTCAACATTGCCGACGTTATCGCCGAGAGCCTTCTGGCATGCTTGGCCCACCGCGCGCAGCAGGAAGCGTCTTCGGGACGTCCACTCCGCTTCGTCGCGCCGGCAAACCGATGA
- a CDS encoding triphosphoribosyl-dephospho-CoA synthase, with protein sequence MTHSRERIQAAYEAACRMEIEALKPGNVHVFADGHRMSAEQFLVSARVSSGPLTDPALSVGRRILKSVQATRRAVDANTNLGIILLCAPLARAAEMPGELRPNLRLLLDAMDVEDAAEVFEAIVLASPGGLGSADAHDVRVPAQAPLLAAMREAADRDRIARQYATGFEDVFGVGLPALAGAISKGEGGMWPTIFAYMAFLCGFPDSHVARKHGTAIAAAIQDEARAVSAALETAGDEATRVRLLTDLDRSLKARGLNPGTSADLTVASLLVHMLGDRLA encoded by the coding sequence ATGACGCATTCGCGCGAGCGCATCCAGGCCGCCTATGAAGCCGCCTGCCGCATGGAGATCGAGGCGCTGAAGCCCGGCAACGTCCACGTCTTCGCTGACGGACACCGCATGTCGGCCGAGCAGTTCCTCGTCAGCGCACGCGTCTCTTCGGGGCCGCTGACGGATCCTGCGCTGTCGGTCGGACGGCGCATTCTGAAGTCCGTTCAGGCCACGCGCCGGGCGGTCGACGCCAACACCAATCTCGGCATCATCCTGCTGTGCGCTCCGCTGGCGCGGGCCGCCGAGATGCCCGGGGAACTCAGGCCGAATCTGCGCCTTCTCCTCGACGCCATGGATGTCGAGGACGCGGCCGAGGTGTTCGAGGCGATCGTCCTGGCGTCTCCGGGCGGGTTGGGATCCGCCGACGCGCATGACGTACGCGTACCGGCGCAGGCGCCGCTTCTGGCGGCGATGCGCGAAGCGGCCGATCGCGACAGGATCGCACGTCAGTATGCGACCGGCTTCGAGGACGTGTTCGGCGTCGGCCTGCCGGCGCTCGCAGGGGCCATCTCGAAAGGCGAGGGCGGTATGTGGCCGACGATCTTCGCCTATATGGCCTTCCTTTGCGGCTTTCCGGACAGCCACGTGGCGCGAAAGCATGGGACCGCGATCGCCGCGGCGATCCAGGACGAGGCACGCGCTGTGAGCGCCGCTCTGGAGACCGCAGGCGACGAGGCGACCCGCGTGCGCCTCCTCACTGACCTCGATCGCAGCCTGAAGGCTCGCGGCCTGAACCCCGGCACCTCGGCCGACCTGACGGTGGCTTCTCTTTTGGTCCATATGCTTGGCGATCGCCTTGCATAA
- the fae gene encoding formaldehyde-activating enzyme translates to MAKISKVMVGESLVGDGNEVAHVDLLIGPRGSAVESAFCHALTNNKDGFTSLLAVIAPNLACKPNTILFNKVTIKGAKQAVQMFGPAQHAVAKAVQDCVAEGIIPAEEADDVFICVGVFIHWDAADDAKIQDFNYRATKEAIQRAVEGKPTAAEATAQRDKVKHPFAA, encoded by the coding sequence ATGGCAAAGATTTCTAAGGTGATGGTCGGTGAATCGCTGGTCGGCGACGGCAACGAAGTCGCCCATGTGGACCTTCTGATCGGCCCAAGGGGCAGCGCCGTCGAATCGGCGTTCTGCCACGCGCTCACCAACAACAAGGATGGTTTCACCAGCCTGCTGGCGGTGATCGCGCCCAATCTGGCCTGCAAGCCGAACACGATCCTGTTCAACAAGGTGACGATCAAGGGCGCCAAGCAGGCGGTGCAGATGTTCGGTCCGGCTCAGCATGCGGTGGCCAAGGCCGTGCAGGACTGCGTGGCCGAGGGCATCATTCCCGCCGAAGAGGCGGATGACGTGTTCATCTGCGTCGGCGTGTTCATCCACTGGGACGCCGCCGACGACGCCAAGATCCAGGATTTCAACTATCGCGCCACCAAGGAAGCGATCCAGCGCGCGGTCGAGGGCAAGCCGACTGCCGCCGAGGCGACTGCGCAGCGCGACAAGGTAAAGCACCCGTTCGCCGCCTGA
- a CDS encoding NAD(P)H-dependent oxidoreductase, translating to MSHQVTEPFQHKGITPMNALYPMRIVGFSGNTHRPSKTQALVGSLLASVGQIIPVETQYYDVLDFGESLGTAFSRDQLSEQALAILQDLETADGLVLASPTYKGSYSGLFKHVVDLLAPDALINKPVIVGATGGGLRHALIVEHQLRPLMGFFNANTIATSVYASDGEFEQGIPHAEALKDRITMAAQGLAGILSNRSTGSGLVGNAAC from the coding sequence ATGAGCCACCAAGTTACCGAACCCTTTCAGCACAAAGGCATCACTCCGATGAACGCTCTTTATCCGATGCGGATCGTTGGTTTCAGCGGCAACACGCACCGCCCTTCCAAAACGCAGGCGCTTGTCGGTTCGCTTCTCGCCTCGGTCGGTCAGATCATACCGGTCGAAACCCAGTACTATGACGTGCTCGACTTCGGAGAGAGCCTTGGCACGGCCTTCAGCCGGGACCAATTGTCGGAACAGGCTCTGGCCATCCTCCAGGATCTGGAGACGGCTGACGGCCTTGTGCTGGCATCGCCGACTTACAAGGGTTCGTATTCCGGGTTGTTCAAGCACGTCGTGGACCTTCTCGCGCCCGATGCACTGATAAACAAGCCTGTGATCGTAGGCGCAACGGGCGGTGGGCTTCGCCATGCTCTGATCGTAGAGCATCAACTGCGACCCCTGATGGGCTTCTTCAACGCCAATACGATTGCCACGTCGGTATACGCTAGCGATGGCGAGTTCGAGCAGGGCATTCCGCATGCAGAGGCTCTCAAGGATCGGATCACCATGGCTGCGCAAGGACTGGCAGGCATCTTGTCGAATAGGTCGACGGGTAGCGGTCTTGTCGGCAACGCCGCCTGCTGA